The following are encoded together in the bacterium genome:
- a CDS encoding GWxTD domain-containing protein — protein sequence MKRHLVHILKILIPLCAILSGWFLPAHSQPLVFPLVSEKTPHFWLDAGFFNQDDQVRIEFYYSIALKELNFSSPADDSLASFTLTLSLQDQSGASVFTDTHTRKARFNKSALTDETKGVVDQFVLSLPAGVYRLQARLTDMNAEKISLLTGQVSVPSFPKELSVSEPQVAISIRTDAAGSTFKKGNITIIPNPSRRYRYHNAMLYLYYELYNLEPTEADSAAKLSVIYSITDQAGDTLMLMPRQKIDRSGRFSARVAGLDVRGLEAGAHTITVAVFDSLTGRSAVSAKQFWIHQPALAVQLLPMSPEDVKRYRDQIKYIATHDELKLFDELDPEGKTNFLLNFWRGKDESPETPENEYMQNMFSRIDYANKNFKGRENGLNSDMGRVFVVYGKPDDIEQYTWETGRKSYAIWRYFTAGGQHSFVFVDRNHEGIYYLVHSTVEEEIKNYNWEATEVKREYY from the coding sequence ATGAAACGGCACCTCGTGCACATTTTGAAAATTCTAATCCCACTTTGCGCCATCCTGTCCGGATGGTTCTTGCCCGCGCATAGTCAGCCCCTCGTCTTTCCGCTTGTAAGTGAAAAGACCCCTCATTTCTGGTTGGATGCAGGTTTTTTTAACCAGGATGATCAGGTCCGCATCGAGTTCTATTATTCCATCGCGCTCAAAGAGTTGAATTTTTCCAGTCCAGCCGACGACAGCCTGGCTTCTTTTACGCTGACACTCTCCCTGCAGGATCAAAGCGGCGCCTCTGTTTTCACCGACACCCATACAAGAAAAGCGCGTTTTAACAAATCAGCGTTGACCGATGAAACCAAAGGCGTTGTGGATCAGTTCGTTCTGTCTTTGCCCGCCGGCGTCTATCGGCTGCAGGCCCGGCTGACCGATATGAACGCGGAAAAAATTTCCCTCCTCACCGGGCAGGTTTCTGTTCCCTCTTTTCCCAAAGAGTTGTCGGTCAGTGAACCCCAGGTAGCAATCAGCATCCGAACGGACGCGGCCGGTTCTACGTTTAAAAAAGGCAACATTACTATCATCCCCAATCCCTCCAGGCGGTATCGCTATCACAACGCCATGCTTTATCTTTATTACGAACTTTACAACCTTGAGCCGACGGAAGCGGACAGTGCCGCGAAGCTTTCCGTCATCTACAGCATCACCGATCAAGCCGGTGATACGCTGATGCTGATGCCCCGGCAAAAAATCGACCGCAGCGGCCGATTCAGCGCCCGAGTGGCCGGGCTGGATGTTCGCGGTTTGGAGGCCGGCGCCCATACGATCACGGTGGCGGTGTTTGACTCGTTGACCGGCCGGTCGGCTGTCAGCGCAAAACAATTTTGGATTCATCAGCCCGCCCTCGCCGTTCAGCTTTTGCCCATGTCGCCGGAGGACGTCAAACGCTACCGGGACCAAATCAAATACATCGCCACCCACGACGAGCTCAAACTGTTCGACGAACTCGACCCCGAAGGCAAGACCAACTTTTTACTCAATTTTTGGCGTGGTAAAGATGAAAGTCCGGAGACACCGGAGAACGAGTATATGCAAAACATGTTCAGCCGCATCGACTATGCCAATAAAAATTTTAAAGGAAGGGAGAACGGACTGAACAGTGACATGGGCCGGGTGTTCGTCGTCTATGGCAAGCCGGACGACATCGAGCAATACACCTGGGAGACCGGACGCAAGTCCTACGCCATCTGGCGCTATTTCACCGCAGGCGGTCAACACAGTTTTGTTTTCGTCGATCGAAATCATGAAGGAATCTATTATCTGGTGCATTCCACAGTAGAGGAGGAAATTAAAAACTATAATTGGGAGGCAACGGAAGTAAAAAGAGAATATTACTAA